Proteins encoded by one window of Pseudonocardia sp. HH130629-09:
- a CDS encoding LacI family DNA-binding transcriptional regulator, whose amino-acid sequence MGRNGTGAGRVTLATIAEALGVSRATVSNAYNRPDRLSAQLRAQVLRKAHELGYAGPNPVAATLARGRIAAIGVVLEDPMSFAFADPAASLLLQGISEVCGQQDSALVLIPGPSGPIARVALVDGVICYCDLPDGAALETIRERRLPFVVVDGPAHDGAGHVGIDDRSAAHAAARHLLDLGHRRFGVVAMPMHPDGWEGRPSPEREATAHFLGTRRRMAGYRDALAEADLGHDAAVVEERAPYGRDAGRRAAHVLLARDPRPTAVLAMSDELALGVLDAALSLGLDVPGDLSVVGFDDVPGAALARPALTTVRQPHREKGSAAASMLLPGPVRKDPLVLPTDLVVRGSTGPRRP is encoded by the coding sequence GTGGGCAGGAACGGGACGGGGGCCGGCCGGGTCACGCTGGCGACGATCGCCGAGGCGCTCGGTGTCTCCCGGGCGACGGTGTCGAACGCCTACAACCGTCCGGACAGGCTCAGTGCCCAGTTGCGGGCACAGGTGCTCCGCAAGGCCCACGAGCTGGGCTACGCCGGGCCGAACCCGGTCGCGGCGACCCTCGCGCGGGGGCGGATCGCGGCGATCGGCGTCGTCCTGGAGGACCCGATGTCGTTCGCCTTCGCCGATCCCGCGGCCTCCCTGTTGCTGCAGGGCATCAGCGAGGTCTGCGGGCAGCAGGACTCCGCGCTGGTCCTGATCCCCGGCCCGAGCGGGCCGATCGCGCGGGTCGCCCTGGTGGACGGGGTCATCTGCTACTGCGACCTGCCCGACGGGGCCGCGCTGGAGACGATCCGGGAACGCAGGCTCCCGTTCGTCGTCGTGGACGGCCCCGCGCACGACGGCGCCGGGCACGTGGGCATCGACGACCGGTCCGCGGCCCACGCCGCCGCACGTCACCTGCTCGACCTCGGGCACCGCCGGTTCGGCGTCGTCGCCATGCCGATGCACCCCGACGGGTGGGAGGGTCGCCCGTCGCCCGAGCGGGAGGCCACCGCCCACTTCCTGGGCACCCGTCGACGTATGGCCGGGTACCGGGACGCGCTCGCCGAGGCCGACCTCGGTCACGACGCGGCGGTCGTGGAGGAGCGGGCCCCCTACGGCCGGGACGCGGGCCGGCGGGCCGCCCACGTGCTGCTCGCGCGCGACCCCCGGCCGACCGCGGTGCTGGCGATGAGCGACGAGCTCGCCCTCGGGGTGCTCGACGCGGCCCTGTCGCTCGGGCTGGACGTGCCGGGGGATCTGTCGGTGGTCGGTTTCGACGACGTCCCGGGAGCGGCACTCGCGCGGCCGGCGCTGACGACCGTCCGGCAGCCGCACCGGGAGAAGGGCAGTGCGGCCGCGTCGATGCTGCTGCCGGGCCCCGTCCGGAAGGACCCGCTGGTCCTGCCCACCGACCTGGTGGTCCGGGGCTCGACCGGGCCCCGCCGGCCCTGA
- a CDS encoding IclR family transcriptional regulator has product MHNGYGLGRDVALLEALASDEAVHTDGLGVTAVARLTGREKSQVSRALRALADAGLVERDEDTLVYRLGWRLFSLAARGTDSRLTAVAEPVLHRLAAATEETVHLCVLRDDALLTARTVSGHSFRTTGWEGRRAPLPCTSAGRVLLSDATPDELFVRFGAVEDLVPDYPRSRVRTVPQLWRAIREAAEHGWAESHEEFEPGVAGVSAPVRDFRGRVVAALNVSGPVTRLDGRFDEVGRATAAAAAAVSAELGWTPGSRPGHHR; this is encoded by the coding sequence GTGCACAACGGCTACGGGCTCGGCCGCGACGTCGCGCTGCTGGAGGCACTGGCGTCGGACGAGGCCGTGCACACCGACGGGCTGGGCGTCACCGCCGTCGCCCGGCTGACCGGGCGGGAGAAGAGCCAGGTCTCGCGCGCGCTGCGGGCCCTCGCCGACGCGGGACTGGTCGAGCGGGACGAGGACACGCTCGTCTACCGGCTGGGATGGCGGCTGTTCTCCCTGGCCGCGCGGGGGACGGACAGCCGGCTGACGGCCGTCGCCGAACCGGTGCTGCACCGGCTGGCCGCCGCGACCGAGGAGACCGTGCACCTGTGCGTGCTGCGCGACGACGCACTGCTGACGGCGCGGACGGTGTCCGGGCACTCGTTCCGCACGACCGGCTGGGAGGGCAGGCGCGCGCCGCTGCCGTGCACCTCGGCAGGCCGGGTGCTGCTCTCCGACGCCACCCCCGACGAGCTGTTCGTACGCTTCGGCGCCGTCGAGGACCTGGTGCCGGACTACCCGCGTTCGCGGGTGCGGACGGTCCCGCAGCTGTGGCGGGCGATCCGGGAGGCCGCCGAGCACGGCTGGGCCGAGTCGCACGAGGAGTTCGAGCCGGGCGTGGCCGGGGTGTCGGCACCGGTGCGTGACTTCCGCGGCCGGGTGGTCGCCGCACTCAACGTGTCCGGGCCGGTCACGCGCCTGGACGGCCGGTTCGACGAGGTGGGCCGGGCGACCGCGGCCGCCGCCGCGGCGGTGTCGGCGGAGCTGGGGTGGACACCGGGCTCCCGTCCCGGACACCACCGGTGA
- a CDS encoding mandelate racemase/muconate lactonizing enzyme family protein, translating to MKITDITLDRVRLPLDPPLRAAWDPDPRTVFDATIVRVHTDDGVVGIGSGDTMDGFDAYRHLFVGTDPLAIARHVRAIETCALHGGHYWPLEAALWDLAGKVAGLPVATLFGGTYEAVPAYASFCVLRPPAERAEVAHRVAEEGFRAVKIRVDRDRAEEGVAAVAAVRQALGADFAIMVDLNQAWRMAGDVAPATDLAATRRLVRRLAELDVFWVEEPLPYADADGMRTLRADNPGLRIAAGEMQRSFGELLRLLDGDALDVYQPDVVLAAGMSRVRTLAELALLRHRAFTPHSWTNGIGVLANLHVSAGVGGGPYFEFPYDPPDWTPARRDFPLAQPLTVGDDGMLAVPSTPGLGFTLDEEAIARWRVR from the coding sequence ATGAAGATCACCGACATCACGCTGGACCGGGTGCGGCTCCCGCTGGACCCGCCGCTGCGCGCCGCCTGGGACCCCGATCCCCGCACCGTGTTCGACGCGACGATCGTCCGCGTCCACACCGACGACGGCGTCGTCGGCATCGGTTCCGGCGACACGATGGACGGCTTCGACGCCTACCGGCACCTCTTCGTCGGCACCGACCCGCTCGCGATCGCCCGGCACGTCCGCGCGATCGAGACCTGCGCGCTGCACGGCGGTCACTACTGGCCGCTGGAGGCGGCGCTGTGGGACCTCGCGGGCAAGGTCGCCGGACTGCCCGTCGCGACCCTGTTCGGCGGCACGTACGAGGCCGTGCCCGCCTACGCGTCGTTCTGCGTGCTGCGCCCGCCCGCCGAGCGCGCCGAGGTGGCGCACCGGGTCGCCGAGGAGGGCTTCCGCGCGGTCAAGATCCGGGTCGACCGGGACCGCGCCGAGGAGGGCGTCGCCGCCGTCGCCGCGGTGCGGCAGGCGCTCGGCGCGGATTTCGCGATCATGGTGGACCTCAACCAGGCGTGGCGGATGGCCGGCGACGTCGCCCCCGCCACCGACCTCGCCGCTACCCGGCGCCTCGTCCGGCGGCTCGCCGAGCTGGACGTGTTCTGGGTCGAGGAGCCCCTGCCCTACGCCGACGCCGACGGCATGCGCACCCTGCGCGCCGACAACCCGGGACTGCGGATCGCGGCGGGGGAGATGCAGCGCTCCTTCGGCGAGCTGCTGCGCCTGCTCGACGGCGACGCGCTCGACGTGTACCAGCCCGACGTCGTCCTGGCGGCCGGCATGAGCCGGGTCCGCACGCTGGCCGAGCTCGCGTTGCTGCGCCACCGCGCGTTCACCCCGCACAGCTGGACCAACGGCATCGGCGTGCTCGCGAACCTGCACGTCAGTGCCGGCGTCGGCGGCGGACCGTACTTCGAGTTCCCCTACGACCCGCCGGACTGGACACCGGCGCGTCGCGACTTCCCGCTGGCGCAGCCCCTGACCGTCGGCGACGACGGCATGCTGGCGGTCCCGAGCACCCCCGGCCTCGGGTTCACCCTCGACGAGGAGGCGATCGCACGGTGGCGGGTCCGGTGA
- a CDS encoding iron-containing alcohol dehydrogenase family protein has translation MNGFTVEATCALEFGPGEVARVPALVDGLGGTAAFVVTDAGLRATGIVDRVVGDLTAAGLRTEVFDGIGPNPSTTAVEHGATTLRAFGSCVVVAIGGGSVLDAAKGIALLATHHGARATDDLWSSPTPGLPLVAVPTTAGTGAETNGFGVVEDTCAKRKVYLGHASVRPRVAVLDPELTAGLPPAATAATGFDALVHGVESLASRGANPVSDAAAAQAVALVGRWLPVAVDDGADLEARAQLLLGAHLAGQALTVSGLGLVHGIAHAVTAHTGTPHGVALASVNEQVMRWSAAAAAQAYTRAGAALGTGDAVAGIAALVEGIGVRRPLHELGVDRELLPVLAAAAVVDPVTANAPRTPTEDDVREILDAAW, from the coding sequence GTGAACGGGTTCACGGTCGAGGCGACCTGCGCCCTGGAGTTCGGTCCCGGCGAGGTCGCCCGGGTCCCCGCGCTGGTCGACGGGCTCGGTGGGACGGCGGCGTTCGTCGTCACCGATGCCGGGCTGCGCGCCACCGGCATCGTCGACCGGGTCGTCGGCGACCTCACCGCGGCCGGGCTGCGGACCGAGGTGTTCGACGGCATCGGCCCCAACCCGTCGACGACGGCCGTCGAGCACGGCGCGACGACGCTGCGCGCGTTCGGCTCCTGCGTGGTCGTCGCGATCGGCGGCGGCTCGGTGCTCGACGCGGCCAAGGGCATCGCGCTGCTCGCGACCCACCACGGCGCCCGTGCCACCGACGACCTGTGGTCCTCTCCGACCCCCGGGCTGCCGCTGGTCGCGGTCCCCACCACGGCCGGGACGGGCGCGGAGACCAACGGGTTCGGCGTCGTCGAGGACACCTGCGCCAAGCGGAAGGTCTATCTGGGCCACGCCTCGGTCCGGCCGCGCGTCGCGGTCCTCGACCCGGAGCTGACCGCCGGCCTGCCACCCGCGGCGACGGCCGCGACCGGCTTCGACGCGCTCGTCCACGGCGTCGAGTCGCTCGCCTCCCGCGGCGCCAACCCGGTCTCCGACGCCGCCGCGGCGCAGGCCGTCGCGCTGGTGGGCCGGTGGCTGCCCGTCGCCGTCGACGACGGCGCCGACCTCGAGGCCCGCGCGCAGCTGCTGCTCGGCGCGCACCTGGCGGGCCAGGCGCTGACCGTCTCCGGGCTCGGCCTGGTCCACGGCATCGCGCACGCGGTCACCGCGCACACGGGCACCCCGCACGGGGTCGCGCTCGCGTCGGTGAACGAGCAGGTCATGCGCTGGAGCGCCGCCGCCGCGGCGCAGGCGTACACCCGGGCCGGAGCCGCGCTGGGGACCGGCGACGCCGTGGCCGGGATCGCCGCGCTCGTCGAGGGCATCGGTGTCCGGCGCCCGCTGCACGAGCTCGGCGTGGACCGGGAGCTGTTGCCGGTGCTGGCGGCCGCCGCCGTCGTGGACCCGGTGACGGCCAACGCGCCGCGGACACCGACCGAGGACGACGTGCGGGAGATCCTCGACGCGGCCTGGTGA